Genomic window (Daucus carota subsp. sativus chromosome 5, DH1 v3.0, whole genome shotgun sequence):
ccatatttgataccacatatcctcggaggattccacaactaagggggagaatatatttagggggagaatatatgaaaggtggaagaaaaagtaagttagctttcttctgttgtctacaactaagggggagtaaactactctttagctgtgtaataCGGAGGAGGAGattcatctttcaactaaggaggaggattcatctttcatctaaggggagatagctacttatcaccaaggggtacttgatcaaggtaatgggaggagaagtaataaAAACTCTtgtacacctcaccactgtATTGCATTCTTATTCAGGTGGTACGTGGTATGATTCCTAGGAAGTAGTGGTATTAGTTCACCACTATCTCTAACAGagggagaagcataagcaaagacTTGTTTCTTTACTTTTGAGGGATCacggtgatacatttattcttcagtaagtggtagacaggaacttattcatcaccactgaagaatttaaagaagctgctgattgttctttgcataatggaatgttttgaattctcttcaagacaaactatgaggatgatctggcaggtaagcaagaaccagagaaataaaggtgatatgcacatttgttatttctattcatgaaatctggaaatgtattatatgatccagaaactttgtagcattatttactagtccaggattttactttttctagtgttagttgagttatcctccagaggatttgcttgttatgattaacaaacaaatagggggagattgtaagtctaaatgtaaagacaaccctatctgttacatagggatgataactcaacaatagaacaggacaagtaaataacactacgcctgcaccggaatcggaagatacgaagacaaaggttgaagaagccatctacagtcttgaaggaataagttcactggaagaagttcattaatatgttcatgcctcggtgaagaataaggattgaagtattcaagattgtggaagcaatgaagatgttgtccaagtactcgaaagatttcagtgcaacccctgaagcaagatatttctatatatcttggttggttatttataatcaacaaactgaagcataaactaacccggaatgactgatcaagtatattatcaagcaaagaattcaagggattatttcagttcgagtcgttcgtgaaccagaccagtgcacaggacgtcaggacgtacgaaagtattcagtggattcgatcaacggattaattgatcaagtcaatcgagctgctccagaatattgccaaaggaacttattattattatatatatgtatatatatatatatatattaattgtgaattacttgaacatatataattcaagtaattatttaaacacaattaattctatatatatgtatatatatattttaataagtgaTACAAATGGGAAGTCTAAGGCAAAATCTTCAAGGTATACAATCATTGTATACACTGTGAATAaatcaggcgccaagtttgaccagaagtcaaaacttgcgcttggtttATTCATCAGGATTTTGGCTAAGTGAAGCTATCAGTATACTGAAGgaaggagcgcaacatttgactaaagtcaaatgttgcgcctcctgtcaTTGCACAAGGCGCAACTCTTCCCTTGGATTAATTCTCTAAGTCCATTCACTTGCTTACAGTGGAACattggcgcaagttttgactcacCTAGTCAACACACATGTACATACACTGAAGCCAAAGGAGTAAcacttggagcgcaaactttgacttagtcaaagttcgcGACTCCAAGTACCACCTTGATCTCTGCTTaaattttctaagtcacaacaGATGTACATACAGCCAAcacttggagcgcaacatttgaccgagtcAAATGTTGCGACTCCAAGTCATTCTCATCCATGACTTAAAAATTCTAAGTCATCTCAAGTCACAGGGCTACACTGTaaagcgcaatgtttgactaagaggggcgccaactttgactttcactacaggcgcaactttggtatccttggagttagatttattttcataaatcgaatccgtccaggacgaactcaagtcgtccaggacgaactcgttaaccatggttagttatgaaaagcctataaatatgtgacttgtgttctcacaattcatatatcatccttcgggatgaaatggccaagtgctctgtacggctactcccactatacacacaccctagcctagctttgtaatagaaatatcagtagtggttagagtttgtaatagtgagagtagtggccattgtagccgaaccttcgggtttggatttatagcaccttcgaggtatttatcaatatacagatataccttggaaaatattgtgtgttggtttaatattttaatatcctcagaaatcgacccaataaatatccggaacacgaaacccattacaggactgcaatttatttatccgcaagattcgaaagaattttaaattgtagtgagtatcgtattcaaccccccccttctacgatactttggacctaacacaaggcctcctctaatcttcattctctatctccaaggagggcaactcctcagactacaaaGTAGAGTCTTCGACAAATTAACAGTAGGATCTATACGCACCCAAGGACGTCCCCCTAGGTAAAATATGTCCCCGTCTGCTCTTCAAATGACGATATTTCTCTGTAAGCTTCAACTTGGCGCGCCCTGAAGATAAGGCGCCCAATCTTCTTGAATTGGTCTCTTCTGACTGACATGGCTACTTGGGCTTGGTGTACTCTTGGGTTttaagatttaaaattaataacgaGGTAAAATTTGCGTGGATAGAAGGTCACATTTTGCTCGAGAAGAATCAAAGAATGCTGGCACCGCATCGATATTAAAATTAATCTTCTATTCGAACTTGTTTATTAGATACTATCCTAAAACGTAGATTGTCCCAACAATAAACTAGTGGCCTGGGCTAGTATTATTTGGGGCTAGACTGCTGATtctgtaaaataaattatacaaaccTCTGATTCGCCTAAAGGACGCGCGAGCAACAAGTGCCAGCAACTATCGTCTCCAAAAGAAAAGCTAGTGGAGCTAGTACACGTCCCCACATTTCTTTTGGAGTCAACAATACACCCCAAATATGACTTCCACacttaaaataaacaaaaaccaTAAAGCCAAACTGGCATAAATACAGACATTCGGTGTAATTCTCGAACCCACTCCTCTAGCTAGCTTCCACAATGTCTCCCATCTCCATACTCATCTCAGCTCTCATTCTCACCCACCTCCTCACAGGAGAATCTCAAGACTTCACCAAAAGAATACCCAAAAACAGCCTCGGCCTCAGAAAAGAGAAGCTGAGCCACCTCCACTTCTACTTCCACGACATCGTCAGCGGCCGCCACCCCACCGCCGTCCGCGTGGCTTCCGCCGCCATGACCAACACTTCCTCCACATTATTCGGAGCTGTTGTGATGATGGATGATCCTCTCACTGTGGGCCCCGAACCAGATTCCAAACAAGTGGGAAGAGCTCAAGGAATCTACGCATCGGCGTCGTTGAACGAGCTAGGGTTCTTGATGGTGTTGAACTACGCTTTCACGGAAGGGAAGTACAATGGGAGTACGTTGAGTATATTAGGTCGGAATCCGCCGCTCTCCGCCGTGAGAGAGATGCCGGTGGTCGGAGGGAGTGGGCTTTTCCGATTTGCGCGCGGTTATGCTCAGGCGAGGACTCATTTCTTATATCCACTGACATTTTGTCTCCACGTTGGCAAGAATGGGACTGGTTAAAAAGTGTCTCAAACTCATCCAATGGCCAGACCCAGTTGCTACAACCCATTTCATTCTTAttagttattatatattataatatagatatgtaataaaaattgttttgaatttcaatttataattaatttagtaatgttgtaataatatattaaaaatgattaaaatgtttaaaaatgctattaaaaataaaaatcatatccCCTAAATAAAATGcatcatattattaaaaaaaacatgaaataaaTAACAGCACACaagaaaacattaaatttaaacgttacaaatactaaaaaaaattaacgatTATTGTGAAACTGCGAGATATGCTCAACCAAGTCATTTTGTAGCTGACGATGTGTTCGTTTATCACGCATCCGTATACTGTTTTGAATATACGTTTCATACGGGACAAAAGGTTCTTCCCCTAAGTTTGGTTGCGACAAGCCATTTATTGCATCATCATAAGTTGGTAATGGACCAAATTGAGTTGCATATGTGTCCCTCTCGTCTTCAACAATCATATTATGTATTATGATGCACGCTCTCATTATTCTCCCAAGATCTGCCTTGTCCCAAAATCGTGCTGGACCACGTACAATTGCGAAACGGGCCTGTAACACACCAAATGCTCGTTCGACGTCTTTTCGTTGGCtttcttgatattttgaaaataattttcttttctcacCTTGTGGACGTGGTATGGTTTTAACAAACGTTGCCCATTCAGGATATATTCCATCTGTTaagtaatatcccatattataattatttccaTTGATAGTATAGTTTACCTCAGGAGCACGACCTTGTAGCACCTCATCAAAGACCGGTGATCGATCTAAAacatttatgtcattatttgATCCAGCAACTCCGAAAAATGCGTGCCATATCCATAGATCAGATGAAGCAACCGCTTCTAGTACAATTGTTGCGACTCCTTTGTGACCATTCATGAACATGCCCTTCCATGCTTTAGGACAATTCTTCCATTGCCAGTGCATGCAGTCAATACTGCCCATCATACCAGGAAACCCACGAGCCTCACCCATATGTAATAAACGTTGTACGTCATTAGAGTTTGGTTTTCGCAAGTACTCACCTTCAAATATCGTAATTACGGAAGAGGCGAAATTTTTCAAGCACTCTGTCGCAGTAGTCTCCCCAATACGAACGTAGTCATCAACAGCATCAGCAGATATTCCATACGCCAACATACGCATTGCTGCAGTACATTTTTGTAAAGGTGATAAACCTTTTCTTCCCACTGCATCGATCCTTTGTTGGAAGTATGGATCAAAATTTGAAAGAGCATCCACAATACGAAGAAAGACATGTCTTCCCATGCGAAATCTTTCTCTAGACGTTGATGGCCTGCTTCACGATCTCTGTATATGCTTTTTCGAGACAGGGATGTCGAGCTCTCTCCATATAATTGATGAAAGAGCTCGAGACGACGATTGTCTTCAGTATCATCGTAGCAGAACTCTTCAATGAACTCATCTGTTAGACTTTTTAGTGTTGGTGTTTGATCCATATGGAAGTGAATTGGAATAGCCAATACTGCTAGTTTATATAGAAGATAAAAACGAATATATTCCAACGGCTAGTTTACAAATTAAACAAGACAATCACTAGCTTCCAACGGCTAGTTTACAAATGAAACAAGACAAACACTAGCTTCCAACGGCTAGTTTACAAATGAAACAAGACAAACACTAGCTTCCAACGGCTAGTTTACAAATGAAACAAGACAAACACTAGCTTCCAACGGCTAGTTTACAAATGAAACAAGACAAACACTAGCTTCCAACGGCTAGTTTACAAATTAAACAAGACAATTCTAGCTTCTTGCCATGATTTTATCAAGCATTTTTGAATGCATCTTCCGTTGAGCATCAGTCATTTTACTAGTATCTGCCAAAATCACTTGTAAATCTAACTCTGTTTGCTTTGCCTCAAGCTCTTTTTGACGAGTTTCGTTTAATGCCTGCATCAGGTCCAATTTTCTACAGGCATTTACCCGTATGTCTTCATACTCTTCAAATGCTTCTGCTACTTTTGCCTTCCCTTTTCCTTTCCTTTTTGTCGCTTTTGTACCTTTAGGACGAACCGGAGATTCAGCAATATTCTCATTTGTTGGTGTATCGTTATTTCCTGACGAGGAGTAATGTCCGGAATCACTTAATTTAGTTCTTTTAGAACTTGCACTGCTTACAGGAGTTCTCCACTTGGGTTGTCTACGAAGCTCACGCCAGTGATTGTCAAAGTTAGACTTCTTTTTGTACTTAGCTAAATGAAGTACATGAGCTTGCTCAATAACGTCATCCAAGTTCGAACCACTCCCAACTACTCGTTGAGCCTCATCATAACACGAACCAAATTTCTGAGCACCTTCATTTATTCTGGACCACCTTTTCTTCATAGCCACAACTCCTCTTTTGATGACGCCGGGATTATCTTCTTCACAATATTGATGAATTCGGTCCCAAAATGCTTCGGCTTTTTGATCAGTACCGATAAGTGGATCAATCGACACATTCAACCATGCACTTATTAGGAGTTTATCTTCAACCCACTTCCACTGACCAAGCGCTTCTCGTACATCTTCAATTTCGTCGCAATCATCatttaaatcaataatatttGTGTTACCAAATGGAGGTACTTGTGAATGTGGAGAATTTTGAATATTGATAGGTGTTTGTTGAGTTTCAAATTGTGGATTTAAAAATTGGGAAAATGGAAATTGATAAGGAGAATTTTGAGGATACGGAAATGGAAATTGAGAATTCTGAGAATTTGGAATTTGGTATTGAGAATTCGGGATTtgagaattaaaattaaaattttgtgtgtTTGGAAAGTAGGaatttggatatggatatggaaaaTGAGGGTTTGAGTTTTGAGAATTTGAAGATGGGGGATTGTTTGgattcatttttattaaaaaaaagaatctGAAAAATTTAAGGAAGTGAAGATTATGAACAATAAAAGGGATgaaaattatgtatttatagtagAAATATATAGCCGTTGGTTAAGTTTACGTTAGATTATTTGAACGTTATTATTGTAACGTTAACATTTAATAAAGCAGGAGAAGCATTGTACTACTATCACAGTTGCAGGCTACAGtttgaataaaaaaagaaaaaggtaaGAAGTGGGACGAGCCCACTACCGTGGGACTCCCCACTTTTTCTTCTCTCCCTCCAACGGGTGGTCAGTCCCATTTCATGCACTAATCCCATTTTGCGTGGCCCGAGACGAGAAACGGTACTCCACTGTGGGTGCTCTTAAAAAAGTGGGACGCTGCATTGCTGTTGCTCTTAGACTTGAAGACTGGGGATGCTGTCGTGGAATATAATGTTTATGTGTTGCATTACTGATGAGTAGTTTGTATTGACCCAGTTTTGCATTATTATTGTGttacttttgttttttttctttaacaTTTTCGGGTTTTATGGCTCTAGTTTTGAGAAAGGAATACTTTATTGGCCTGGTTTGCTTATCttagtatttatttttcaaaaatatgaataaagaacTTGGACGGAGAGTttattggagatgcttttaAACCTccgttaaatatatataattctaagAAAGCTTATATAGATATGAAAAAGTTTCCCAAATAACTTTTTATATCACTGATAAAGTACCGTCAAGTCAAGGCGCCAAACATGCTCAATTTTATGGACCTAGCTAGATTGTGGAATCAGCTAGATTGTGGAATTCATCTGCTCTTTTCTCTGCATTGTTATGAatttagggctgagcattcggtcggttcggtccagaaccgaaccgaaagaaccgaaaaccgaattacATTTTTTTCCCGGACCGAAATTATcatatggaccgaaccggaaccgaaccgaatttcggttcggttcggttctttcCTCCAGAACCGAAATTTTTAACAGAAAACATAAAAAGCTTTAAAATCTGAAGGAAAGAAATTTTAATGAGCCTCACCGGAAAACAAAGCAGGTCATGTGAAATGGTATTTAAGATGGAAACAATCCATTCAATAGAGTAAAGAGAGAGAGGAAGAATAACTTCAAAACCTGACAgtataaaattcaaatcaaaaCACAGATGGAAACATCAATTACCCAGAATGTATGCTCCTTCGATTGTAATAAATGGAGATAGTGATTAGCAGTATAATATCTGAATATGGTTAGTGTTTATCAGTTTAGACAGCTGAATCACGTCTCTGGGACCAGAAGGGGGAAGTCTGAAGGCTGTGCGGCTGTGCGGCTGTGCTGGAGTGTTGAATACtactgatatatattatatttagtatattaaataattaatataaataattcggtctattcggtccagaaccgaattttttaaaaagaaccggaccgaaccgaaatttaattcggtccggaccgaagaACCGAACAAACCGAAATTCTGAAAAAACCagaaccgaaccggaccgaattttcacatttcggttcggttcttcgGTTCTGGTTCGGTTCTGCTCAGCCTTAGTTATGATGGAGGAAATCcgtttcacaaaaaaaaaagaaaaatcacgAACTCCATCTCTTCAACAAAAGTTGGTGTATATTTGGTCTGATAATGCTTTCCCAATTTATTTATTGTATGAAATTCGCTTATCCAAGTTAATTCAGGTCAGGTTTCATAATTATATCCTATATGCAGTGTTATggtaaaagttaaaaaaataaattaatcagaGATTAATAAAAGTGATCGGTGGTTAAACAAACGATTGATTGATTAATCAGAAATTTAATGAATTCGGTAAGTTACAAAACAgaattaattatcaattataaaaCAAAGTCCATATcccaatattatttatttttcacaattTCACCCTCTTTCCcatttttttgtattatttaCTTAccgataaatttttaatataataatagtataGTAAATGAAACACaaacatgaataatttttagaattgtcaaagatatttttttatattatatagaagtATTCTCGCAAATATTCTAAGGTAAGTCCAACAATATTTAAAGTTCATGGTATATAAAATTcgagaaatttgaaaaaaaaatgtccaacacttaaaacactaggacataataaaatattagtatatatgTACCGTATATGTTCTATAAGggtaaaaaatttagtttctcAATAAATCTATCTGCTCTCATTTTTTCCTGCACTCCAacacaaattcaaatttatcattattttaataacaaGACATAAATAAAAGGTATGACATATCACtcctctcattttcttttctcttccatattgttgaaatatattattattttaacaataaaataaaaatataaaagatattgctaaaatttatatatctaaatatgGTACTAAATTCTGAGGATGTGCTCCAAGaacctactccctccgtctcttaatacttttcctgtttgccttcgacacgtttgccaacacacgtttttaatcattaatatctttaattttgtattattattaaataagaaaatttcaccgtattaaagtattcataaatacgaatctaacaagatcactcatgactatatttagtcctATAAATTAtgcgtaaattaataatttgtctcatgttatgaacagtggcGACATCTCATatgagaaaagaataaagagacagagggagtatcatcgaaattaggggtggcaatcgtttcgtttcgtatactttcgtttcgtgtattttcgtgtttcgtgtactcgaaggtgaaacccgtatccgcccgttattaatttcgtgtacctaatttgaaacccgtatccgtttcgaatcgtttcgtgtatatttcgtgtacttttcgtgtatattatatataaaaatattaatatattttttaatcaaaaaatggatttaatatatattttcctttataaatttattaaatgtgaataatatatattatacttgtatccaattctttataaatttgttaatgtatctacaatatatatccacacatacatataaatatatactttatactcaattatatatttaatatatcattacatatatataataaatataatctacaaatatttcgtgtactttcgtgtatttcgtgtaccccaaatgaaaacccatatccgacacgaaatctatcgtgtaatttcgtgttcgtgtactttcgtgtttcgtgtatcgaaaatcaaaacccgtatccatttttttcgtgtcgtttcgtttcgtgttagcgtgttacgtgtcaaattgccaggccTAATCGAAATACTGTATAGCTAAAAAGACATGCGATCAACCTAATACATAAGTGAGGGTTTAAGAATTAATTAACTTTCTCAGTAAACTACTCCGTATTCGTTAAAAATACAGGGAATCTTTCCACATTTCCAGTTGTTGCAGTCCCCACAAGCTCACTTTCACTGAACCCAATAAGACGGCATCTAAATATTCTCAGAGGTGGCCAAACGGGCCGAACCGACTGAACCGGCACGCCCCGAACCGTGTTTTCAACCGCCCAGAACCGTCTAAACACGGGCCGGTTCGAAACCGGCACGAACCGATACTGAACACGTGCCGAATCCGGGTTGAGAAATGGGAAACCGGACCGTAACCGGCCCGAAACCGCGGGAACCCGCGGAACCGGCCCGGTTGGAACCGCGGTTTCAAACCGTGGAACCGCTGAATGTCCATACAATTacacttctttgctttctgttTTTTGCACATGGGTTTTAATACattagtttttcttttatttcttttagtttttgtttagttTGTTCAGTTTATTTCGTTAACTACAAAAGTAATTTActtaatttcatttcattttagtttttgaatttaggtaattttctttaaaaaaataatttagtcaATATTCTTTCGGTTAAGTTTTTAAACTTaagtaattttcttttaaaaaaataatttagttgattttatttcggctaagtttttaaatttaggtaattatttattagtttacaaattgataattaatttcatattaatactTAACAAAACTAATTTCCAAaactaatatcatataaaacaattttattatcgaattttttaaattgaagAATTAATGAAATTAAACCTGTTactataaaactaaaaataaaaaactaaactaaactaaataaactaaaaacaaataaacaaaacaacactaaataaactaaaaacaaaaaaataaaacacacGCACGCACTGTACTGAGACACGAGACACACATTGAACCGCCAAATTTGGAACCGTGAACCGCCAACCCACATTAACCGGCCCGAACCGTCGAACCGTCCAACCCGTGTAAACCGTATAACAAGGTTACGATTTTCGTTTTCTCCGGCCCGGCCCGGCACGGACCGTCAGTCTTGACGTGCCGGTTACGGTTTCACCGACGACGGTTTGGAAACCGCttgaaccggcccgaaccgcccCGGCCCGCCCGAATGGCCGGCTAATTTCTCACTAACTGAGAAAAAGTCATGCAGAATACGATTAAGAAACTTTCATCCAAGGCAATTGAATGGGATGTAAAATGGCAATATACCTGCAAGTTATGATGTTTACATGTTTCTGAAGTGACGTGACTCCGGAGAAGGATCGAACAATACCATGTTTCTCTCTTTATCGTCCGAAAGCTACGAGTACAAGTTTTGGAAGTGAATCACACACACAGTCAACCAAATCTTTTCATTTTCACCCAACTTTTCTTTCTGctgcaaatattaaaatacccTCAACTCCTTTTTTTCCATGAAATTACACAAAACTTTAGTTACTCTAGCTTCATGCCTTATAAATTAATCATCTCAAAAGAAAATCCTctttgaattaataaaaatattggtCGTGGAGCAGTTTCGGACTCTTTTctaaaagttactccctccg
Coding sequences:
- the LOC108221029 gene encoding dirigent protein 2, giving the protein MSPISILISALILTHLLTGESQDFTKRIPKNSLGLRKEKLSHLHFYFHDIVSGRHPTAVRVASAAMTNTSSTLFGAVVMMDDPLTVGPEPDSKQVGRAQGIYASASLNELGFLMVLNYAFTEGKYNGSTLSILGRNPPLSAVREMPVVGGSGLFRFARGYAQARTHFLYPLTFCLHVGKNGTG
- the LOC135152725 gene encoding uncharacterized protein LOC135152725 yields the protein MNPNNPPSSNSQNSNPHFPYPYPNSYFPNTQNFNFNSQIPNSQYQIPNSQNSQFPFPYPQNSPYQFPFSQFLNPQFETQQTPINIQNSPHSQVPPFGNTNIIDLNDDCDEIEDVREALGQWKWVEDKLLISAWLNVSIDPLIGTDQKAEAFWDRIHQYCEEDNPGVIKRGVVAMKKRWSRINEGAQKFGSCYDEAQRVVGSGSNLDDVIEQAHVLHLAKYKKKSNFDNHWRELRRQPKWRTPVSSASSKRTKLSDSGHYSSSGNNDTPTNENIAESPVRPKGTKATKRKGKGKAKVAEAFEEYEDIRVNACRKLDLMQALNETRQKELEAKQTEPSTSRERFRMGRHVFLRIVDALSNFDPYFQQRIDAVGRKGLSPLQKCTAAMRMLAYGISADAVDDYVRIGETTATECLKNFASSVITIFEGEYLRKPNSNDVQRLLHMGEARGFPGMMGSIDCMHWQWKNCPKAWKGMFMNGHKGVATIVLEAVASSDLWIWHAFFGVAGSNNDINVLDRSPVFDEVLQGRAPEVNYTINGNNYNMGYYLTDGIYPEWATFVKTIPRPQGEKRKLFSKYQESQRKDVERAFGVLQARFAIVRGPARFWDKADLGRIMRACIIIHNMIVEDERDTYATQFGPLPTYDDAINGLSQPNLGEEPFVPYETYIQNSIRMRDKRTHRQLQNDLVEHISQFHNNR